In the genome of Epinephelus lanceolatus isolate andai-2023 chromosome 18, ASM4190304v1, whole genome shotgun sequence, one region contains:
- the sh2b1 gene encoding SH2B adapter protein 1 isoform X1: MNGSLLTPPSPRAANSSPLPPSPSPSPSPPSPSLLPLSPRPPPLPPLVSPPPQAHPSSLSDTPTPSPSPCLSWTEFCELHARVAAGDFARHFRAFLLENPHYSPDSAAAFCRRFTDRFVRHFQSELEGALPQSCASGRDDMASWAPQSDATSLEEEAVSPLSASGGAVLPCPPTNTTRALSKPAPARLVLENRSGDRFQDSYAHSQVLPPSSSSSCCSSVGGNNGRREERGAMIAPGNGEAPVEEEEDSWLGVASVGEDVEPEEQEAESAEVDSADPSYTPQIPPSSSSVTPPPDSKGNSTPNSSKNKLKKRFSLRSVGRSVRGSVRGILHWRSSSSDSAQSQMPSSYSYTMGVQDATLVSTSKRNSGTQPPTPTSSMPVSLSMPLSLPHSSSSSLPPSSSSSATSLSLSEAARDRRRSNGEGGEKEKWSHRLEKLRLSRSPPPVLTPTTAGPHSASSTLPPSSAAAANVGPPRKVGRLVREGGVTVSSSSDELSGSLGFSGFSFGLLHHGTDNNNAASASSAAAQAGPVQPLPSGGNVPWRGGRWHKCRLVLRERDREGGERGEEYYLEFFIPPKSSKPRLTVPCCSIVDVRSTTALEVPDKENTFLLQLEGSAQYVIETRDAVQMRAWLSDIRNGICLSEQEDAEGVCVGPLDISGTPEIVDRLSQVCYGGIGGSSPLMDPLPPELPPRAPLDEPDSRILGGGGASLGTPFAETPDATGSFLFSEVTTAEAVEHPLSECQWFHGTLSRLKAAQLVLAGGPASHGVFLVRQSETRRGEYVLTFNFQGKAKHLRLSLNEDGQCRVQHLWFQSIFDMLEHFRVHPIPLESGGASDVTLISFVGATAVRQPDLTSRPRSPPQPPPLPPGRPPPPTPPQERGNEMEAGGVGGGGGGGGAPVVTMATTGGGAGGGGSGGSGGGSGGGVEDWEERDRDTPLRQLEAVEGEERDGARAPRAIDNQYSFF; the protein is encoded by the exons ATGAATGGCTCTCTATTAACCCCGCCCAGCCCGCGGGCGGCAAACTCCTCCCCTTTACCTCCCTCACCCTCCCCATCTccatcccctccatctccctcttTGCTGCCCCTTTCCCCTCGGCCACCCCCTCTACCCCCTTTGGTGAGCCCTCCACCCCAGGCTCACCCGTCTTCCCTGTCAGACACCCCCACACCGTCCCCCTCGCCTTGCCTGAGCTGGACCGAATTCTGTGAGCTCCATGCCCGCGTTGCAGCCGGTGACTTTGCACGCCACTTTCGAGCTTTTCTCCTGGAAAACCCCCACTACTCCCCAGATTCAGCGGCCGCCTTCTGCCGGCGCTTCACCGACCGCTTTGTTCGTCATTTTCAGAGTGAGCTGGAGGGGGCGCTCCCGCAGAGCTGTGCTTCTGGGAGGGATGACATGGCGAGCTGGGCTCCCCAGTCAGATGCTACTTCCCTGGAAGAGGAAGCAGTGTCTCCCCTGTCAGCGTCTGGGGGAGCTGTCCTCCCATGTCCACCGACTAACACGACACGGGCCTTATCCAAGCCTGCACCGGCACGGCTGGTGTTGGAGAACCGCAGTGGGGACAGGTTTCAAGATTCTTATGCCCACAGCCAAGTCCTGCCTCCATCTTCATCATCGTCATGTTGCTCCTCAGTCGGAGGGAACAACGGGAGGCGTGAGGAGAGGGGGGCTATGATTGCCCCTGGGAATGGGGAAGCACCggttgaggaagaggaggacagcTGGTTAGGAGTAGCATCTGTGGGGGAAGACGTTGAGCCAGAAGAGCAGGAAGCAGAGTCTGCAGAGGTGGACAGTGCTGACCCCTCCTACACTCCTCAGATTccaccttcctcttcctcgGTCACTCCTCCGCCTGACTCCAAAGGTAACAGTACGCCCAACTCCtccaaaaacaaactgaagaaGCGCTTTTCTCTGCGGAGTGTGGGTCGTAGTGTACGGGGGAGTGTCCGAGGCATCCTGCACTGGCGAAGCTCCTCCAGTGACTCAGCCCAGAGTCAGATGCCCTCTAGTTACAGCTATACTATGGGTGTGCAGGACGCCACCTTGGTTTCAACCTCAAAGAGGAACTCTGGTACACAGCCTCCTACACCCACCTCCTCCATGCCTGTATCCCTGTCCATGCCTCTCTCCCTtccccactcctcctcctcctcgctgcCCCCCTCATCTTCAAGCAGCgccacctctctgtctctttcggAGGCTGCCCGAGATAGGCGGCGGAGCAATGGCGAAGGAGGTGAGAAGGAGAAATGGAGCCATCGTCTGGAGAAACTCAGACTGTCACGAtcacctcctcctgtcctcaccCCGACCACTGCAGGCCCTCACTCCGCCTCCTCCACGCTGCCTCCAAGCAGCGCTGCTGCTGCCAACGTGGGACCTCCAAGGAAGGTGGGCCGGTTGGTGCGGGAGGGTGGGGTGACTGTTAGCTCATCCAGCGATGAGTTGAGCGGAAGCCTTGGCTTCTCTGGCTTCTCGTTTGGTCTACTGCATCACGGTACGGACAACAACAATGCTGCCTCAGCTtcatctgctgcagctcagGCAGGTCCAGTGCAGCCTCTGCCCAGCGGAGGGAATGTGCCCTGGAGAGGAGGACGCTGGCATAAGTGTCGGCTGGTCctcagagagagggacagagaaggTGGTGAGCGGGGAGAGGAGTACTACTTGGAATTCTTCATTCCACCTAAA TCATCGAAGCCCCGGCTGACTGTCCCTTGCTGCTCAATCGTGGATGTGAGGAGCACCACAGCGCTAGAGGTGCCTGATAAGGAGAACACCTTTCTGCTGCAG CTGGAAGGGTCGGCACAGTACGTGATTGAGACACGCGATGCTGTACAGATGAGAGCCTGGCTGAGTGACATCAGGAACGGCATCTGTCTCAG TGAACAGGAAGAtgctgaaggtgtgtgtgtggggccgTTGGACATCAGTGGGACGCCTGAGATTGTTGACCGTCTTTCACAAG TGTGTTATGGAGGTATTGGAGGCTCCTCACCTCTGATGGATCCTCTTCCACCCGAACTACCACCTCGAGCCCCTCTCGACGAACCAGACAGTCGGATTCTTGGCGGAGGTGGAGCTAGTCTGGGCACACCTTTTGCCGAGACGCCAGACGCCACAG GATCCTTCCTGTTCTCGGAGGTGACCACTGCAGAGGCAGTAGAGCACCCACTCAGTGAGTGTCAGTGGTTCCACGGCACCCTGTCCCGTCTCAAAGCTGCTCAGCTGGTGTTGGCCGGAGGCCCGGCGAGCCACGGTGTCTTCCTGGTTCGCCAGAGCGAGACAAGGCGTGGAGAATATGTCCTCACCTTTAACTTTCAGGGCAAGGCCAAG CACCTTCGTCTGTCCCTGAATGAGGACGGTCAGTGCAGAGTGCAGCACCTTTGGTTCCAGTCCATCTTTGACATGTTGGAGCACTTCCGGGTGCACCCGATCCCCCTGGAGTCCGGTGGCGCCTCAGACGTCACACTCATCAGCTTCGTGGGTGCCACCGCTGTTCGACAGCCAG acttgaccagcagacccCGTAGCCCACCTCAGCCTCCTCCACTGCCGCCAGGCCGGCCGCCGCCCCCAACTCCTCCCCAGGAGAGAGGAAACGAGATGGAGGCAGGAGGAgtaggtggaggaggtggaggaggaggcgcGCCAGTGGTGACGATGGCGAcgacaggaggaggagcaggaggaggaggaagtggaggcaGCGGAGGTGGTAGCGGAGGAGGAGTGGAGGACTGGGAGGAGAGGGACAGGGACACTCCCCTCCGCCAACTAGAAGCTGTGGAGGGAGAAGAGAGGGACGGAGCGAGGGCGCCCCGTGCCATCGACAACCAATACTCCTTCTTCTGA
- the sh2b1 gene encoding SH2B adapter protein 1 isoform X2 produces the protein MNGSLLTPPSPRAANSSPLPPSPSPSPSPPSPSLLPLSPRPPPLPPLVSPPPQAHPSSLSDTPTPSPSPCLSWTEFCELHARVAAGDFARHFRAFLLENPHYSPDSAAAFCRRFTDRFVRHFQSELEGALPQSCASGRDDMASWAPQSDATSLEEEAVSPLSASGGAVLPCPPTNTTRALSKPAPARLVLENRSGDRFQDSYAHSQVLPPSSSSSCCSSVGGNNGRREERGAMIAPGNGEAPVEEEEDSWLGVASVGEDVEPEEQEAESAEVDSADPSYTPQIPPSSSSVTPPPDSKGNSTPNSSKNKLKKRFSLRSVGRSVRGSVRGILHWRSSSSDSAQSQMPSSYSYTMGVQDATLVSTSKRNSGTQPPTPTSSMPVSLSMPLSLPHSSSSSLPPSSSSSATSLSLSEAARDRRRSNGEGGEKEKWSHRLEKLRLSRSPPPVLTPTTAGPHSASSTLPPSSAAAANVGPPRKVGRLVREGGVTVSSSSDELSGSLGFSGFSFGLLHHGTDNNNAASASSAAAQAGPVQPLPSGGNVPWRGGRWHKCRLVLRERDREGGERGEEYYLEFFIPPKSSKPRLTVPCCSIVDVRSTTALEVPDKENTFLLQLEGSAQYVIETRDAVQMRAWLSDIRNGICLSEQEDAEGVCVGPLDISGTPEIVDRLSQVCYGGIGGSSPLMDPLPPELPPRAPLDEPDSRILGGGGASLGTPFAETPDATGSFLFSEVTTAEAVEHPLSECQWFHGTLSRLKAAQLVLAGGPASHGVFLVRQSETRRGEYVLTFNFQGKAKHLRLSLNEDGQCRVQHLWFQSIFDMLEHFRVHPIPLESGGASDVTLISFVGATAVRQPGRDRAGSRPTVCDAITTRHPDSPSTPISDCVLDQQTP, from the exons ATGAATGGCTCTCTATTAACCCCGCCCAGCCCGCGGGCGGCAAACTCCTCCCCTTTACCTCCCTCACCCTCCCCATCTccatcccctccatctccctcttTGCTGCCCCTTTCCCCTCGGCCACCCCCTCTACCCCCTTTGGTGAGCCCTCCACCCCAGGCTCACCCGTCTTCCCTGTCAGACACCCCCACACCGTCCCCCTCGCCTTGCCTGAGCTGGACCGAATTCTGTGAGCTCCATGCCCGCGTTGCAGCCGGTGACTTTGCACGCCACTTTCGAGCTTTTCTCCTGGAAAACCCCCACTACTCCCCAGATTCAGCGGCCGCCTTCTGCCGGCGCTTCACCGACCGCTTTGTTCGTCATTTTCAGAGTGAGCTGGAGGGGGCGCTCCCGCAGAGCTGTGCTTCTGGGAGGGATGACATGGCGAGCTGGGCTCCCCAGTCAGATGCTACTTCCCTGGAAGAGGAAGCAGTGTCTCCCCTGTCAGCGTCTGGGGGAGCTGTCCTCCCATGTCCACCGACTAACACGACACGGGCCTTATCCAAGCCTGCACCGGCACGGCTGGTGTTGGAGAACCGCAGTGGGGACAGGTTTCAAGATTCTTATGCCCACAGCCAAGTCCTGCCTCCATCTTCATCATCGTCATGTTGCTCCTCAGTCGGAGGGAACAACGGGAGGCGTGAGGAGAGGGGGGCTATGATTGCCCCTGGGAATGGGGAAGCACCggttgaggaagaggaggacagcTGGTTAGGAGTAGCATCTGTGGGGGAAGACGTTGAGCCAGAAGAGCAGGAAGCAGAGTCTGCAGAGGTGGACAGTGCTGACCCCTCCTACACTCCTCAGATTccaccttcctcttcctcgGTCACTCCTCCGCCTGACTCCAAAGGTAACAGTACGCCCAACTCCtccaaaaacaaactgaagaaGCGCTTTTCTCTGCGGAGTGTGGGTCGTAGTGTACGGGGGAGTGTCCGAGGCATCCTGCACTGGCGAAGCTCCTCCAGTGACTCAGCCCAGAGTCAGATGCCCTCTAGTTACAGCTATACTATGGGTGTGCAGGACGCCACCTTGGTTTCAACCTCAAAGAGGAACTCTGGTACACAGCCTCCTACACCCACCTCCTCCATGCCTGTATCCCTGTCCATGCCTCTCTCCCTtccccactcctcctcctcctcgctgcCCCCCTCATCTTCAAGCAGCgccacctctctgtctctttcggAGGCTGCCCGAGATAGGCGGCGGAGCAATGGCGAAGGAGGTGAGAAGGAGAAATGGAGCCATCGTCTGGAGAAACTCAGACTGTCACGAtcacctcctcctgtcctcaccCCGACCACTGCAGGCCCTCACTCCGCCTCCTCCACGCTGCCTCCAAGCAGCGCTGCTGCTGCCAACGTGGGACCTCCAAGGAAGGTGGGCCGGTTGGTGCGGGAGGGTGGGGTGACTGTTAGCTCATCCAGCGATGAGTTGAGCGGAAGCCTTGGCTTCTCTGGCTTCTCGTTTGGTCTACTGCATCACGGTACGGACAACAACAATGCTGCCTCAGCTtcatctgctgcagctcagGCAGGTCCAGTGCAGCCTCTGCCCAGCGGAGGGAATGTGCCCTGGAGAGGAGGACGCTGGCATAAGTGTCGGCTGGTCctcagagagagggacagagaaggTGGTGAGCGGGGAGAGGAGTACTACTTGGAATTCTTCATTCCACCTAAA TCATCGAAGCCCCGGCTGACTGTCCCTTGCTGCTCAATCGTGGATGTGAGGAGCACCACAGCGCTAGAGGTGCCTGATAAGGAGAACACCTTTCTGCTGCAG CTGGAAGGGTCGGCACAGTACGTGATTGAGACACGCGATGCTGTACAGATGAGAGCCTGGCTGAGTGACATCAGGAACGGCATCTGTCTCAG TGAACAGGAAGAtgctgaaggtgtgtgtgtggggccgTTGGACATCAGTGGGACGCCTGAGATTGTTGACCGTCTTTCACAAG TGTGTTATGGAGGTATTGGAGGCTCCTCACCTCTGATGGATCCTCTTCCACCCGAACTACCACCTCGAGCCCCTCTCGACGAACCAGACAGTCGGATTCTTGGCGGAGGTGGAGCTAGTCTGGGCACACCTTTTGCCGAGACGCCAGACGCCACAG GATCCTTCCTGTTCTCGGAGGTGACCACTGCAGAGGCAGTAGAGCACCCACTCAGTGAGTGTCAGTGGTTCCACGGCACCCTGTCCCGTCTCAAAGCTGCTCAGCTGGTGTTGGCCGGAGGCCCGGCGAGCCACGGTGTCTTCCTGGTTCGCCAGAGCGAGACAAGGCGTGGAGAATATGTCCTCACCTTTAACTTTCAGGGCAAGGCCAAG CACCTTCGTCTGTCCCTGAATGAGGACGGTCAGTGCAGAGTGCAGCACCTTTGGTTCCAGTCCATCTTTGACATGTTGGAGCACTTCCGGGTGCACCCGATCCCCCTGGAGTCCGGTGGCGCCTCAGACGTCACACTCATCAGCTTCGTGGGTGCCACCGCTGTTCGACAGCCAG GCCGGGACAGGGCAGGCAGTCGGCCTACAGTCTGTGATGCCATCACTACGCGCCATCCTGACTCTCCATCTACCCCCATCTCTGACTGTGT acttgaccagcagacccCGTAG